A window of Ranitomeya variabilis isolate aRanVar5 chromosome 2, aRanVar5.hap1, whole genome shotgun sequence contains these coding sequences:
- the HDX gene encoding highly divergent homeobox isoform X3, whose product MEGAVAPNVGEVTSTGSQGYQPEMNLRSVFSAEQQRTLQRYYEKGMTNQSKSCFQLILQCAQETKLDFSVVRTWVGNKRRKLSSKSYVETGGQLPGSVSNSPSRPQEATVRTVPNIPRSLPPPRTSSGGDLMMTCVYSPNSSSRAGTTAQTTSPKPDLKKPTLQRTPVRTEAEYHKLQAPLQRPTPVVKAPMQPTAEKTVMLPRPQNVANPSISMYSAKRNFGGSSQMIERIAPQKTMTWSVKNVAEARGGQRLHKPEQPNVSPIPQLSTGQRPRDSACGLSNLEIREVFSLAPGEHSSRTLSAGLEERPRPPESNCFSIAMETGDVNDEYAREEELASMGAQNQLCSRFRESNSSPPEKSALSPVPVRTGGAKIHQPNTREPAENTMYHSSDYYMPPNTSAHNTSSTQYPGHNAARSSLHRHYSIAAQPGGMMPTPNNYQISGNLTVPWITECSRKRTLQDRTQFSDHDLAQLKKYWDHGMTSLGSVCREKIEAVASNLNVDCEIVRTWIGNRRRKYRLMGIEVPPPRGGPATFPEQLESASLTPSEDPVAGVVEENDRHDEVSICLSEESSQEIQQFCHFHWC is encoded by the exons ATGGAGGGAGCTGTGGCCCCGAACGTTGGGGAAGTCACCTCCACCGGCTCTCAGGGGTACCAGCCCGAG ATGAACCTGCGCTCCGTGTTCAGTGCGGAGCAGCAGAGGACACTGCAGCGATATTATGAAAAGGGTATGACGAACCAGAGCAAAAGCTGCTTCCAGCTGATATTACAGTGTGCACAAGAGACAAAGCTGGACTTCAGCGTGGTCAGG ACCTGGGTGGGTAACAAGCGGAGGAAGTTGAGCAGTAAGAGTTACGTGGAGACTGGAGGACAGTTACCAGGCTCCGTGTCTAATTCACCATCACGTCCCCAAGAGGCAACTGTGAGAACTGTACCAAACATCCCCCGTAGTCTGCCGCCCCCCCGGACTTCCTCTGGAGGGGACCTCATGATGACTTGTGTGTACAGTCCAAACAGCTCTTCTAGAGCAGGGACCACCGCTCAGACCACCAGCCCTAAGCCTGATCTCAAGAAGCCCACCCTGCAGAGGACGCCAGTGAGGACTGAGGCTGAGTATCACAAGCTGCAGGCTCCGTTGCAGCGACCGACTCCTGTGGTCAAAGCCCCGATGCAGCCGACTGCAGAAAAGACTGTGATGTTGCCTCGTCCACAAAATGTGGCAAATCCAAGCATCTCCATGTATTCTGCCAAGAGAAACTTTGGGGGCTCTAGTCAGATGATCGAGAGAATTGCCCCTCAAAAGACAATGACTTGGTCAGTGAAAAATGTAGCAGAGGCTCGTGGGGGGCAACGCTTGCACAAGCCCGAGCAGCCAAATGTGAGCCCCATCCCTCAATTGTCCACCGGGCAGCGGCCCAGGGACTCGGCCTGTGGTCTGAGTAACCTGGAGATCCGGGAAGTGTTTTCCTTAGCGCCTGGCGAGCATTCCTCCAGAACGCTGAGTGCAGGACTAGAGGAGAGACCACGTCCGCCAGAGAGTAACTGCTTCTCCATAGCTATGGAGACGGGTGACGTCAATGACGAATACGCCCGCGAGGAAGAACTGGCGTCCATGGGGGCTCAGAACCAACTCTGCTCAAGGTTCAGGGAAAGCAACAGTTCACCGCCCGAAAAGTCAGCGCTGTCGCCGGTCCCTGTACGGACAGGAGGTGCCAAAATCCACCAACCCAACACGAGAGAGCCAGCCGAGAATACAATGTATCACAGCAGTGACTACTACATGCCCCCGAATACCTCAGCACACAACACAAGCAGCACACAATACCCCGGGCACAACGCCGCGCGGAGCAGCCTGCACCGACACTACAGCATAGCCGCTCAGCCCGGAGGGATGATGCCCACCCCAAACAACTACCAG ATATCAGGAAACCTCACCGTGCCTTGGATTACAGAGTGCTCGCGGAAAAGAACA CTCCAAGACCGCACTCAGTTCAGTGACCACGACCTCGCTCAGCTGAAGAAGTACTGGGACCATGGGATGACGAGTCTGGGGTCTGTGTGCCGGGAGAAGATCGAAGCCGTGGCCTCCAACCTGAACGTGGACTGTGAAATAGTAAGG ACGTGGATCGGGAATAGAAGAAGAAAATATCGATTAATGGGCATCGAGGTCCCCCCTCCCCGCGGGGGTCCCGCCACCTtccctgaacagctggaatctgCCTCCTTGACGCCGTCGGAGGATCCAGTGGCCGGGGTGGTGGAAGAAAACGACCGGCACGATGAAGTGTCTATCTGCCTTTCTGAAGAAAGTTCTCAAG AAATTCAGCAATTTTGCCATTTCCACTGGTGCTGA